One genomic window of Maribacter aquivivus includes the following:
- a CDS encoding precorrin-2 dehydrogenase/sirohydrochlorin ferrochelatase family protein: MERNELYPVFLKVSNLHILIVGGGNVALEKLTFLLKSSPKAQVEMVAPMFREETIALANKFNIKMNVAPYKVSYLKEKHIAIATTDNVPVNEQVYHDCRERQILVNVADNPPYCDFYMGGIVTKGNVKVAISTNGKSPTTAKRLRQFFEDVIPENIDDLVKNLNEFRKTIKGDFEEKVETLNEFTKGLVNKKEE, translated from the coding sequence ATGGAACGGAATGAGCTTTACCCTGTATTTTTAAAAGTATCTAACCTTCATATTTTAATTGTTGGCGGAGGCAATGTAGCCCTAGAAAAACTGACTTTCTTATTAAAATCAAGCCCTAAAGCACAGGTAGAAATGGTAGCGCCAATGTTTAGGGAAGAAACTATTGCATTGGCCAACAAGTTCAACATAAAAATGAATGTAGCGCCCTATAAAGTATCATACTTAAAAGAGAAACATATTGCAATTGCCACTACAGACAATGTACCAGTAAATGAGCAGGTATATCATGATTGTAGGGAAAGACAGATTCTAGTCAATGTTGCAGATAACCCACCTTATTGCGATTTCTATATGGGCGGCATTGTTACTAAAGGCAATGTAAAAGTGGCCATTTCTACCAACGGAAAATCACCTACAACAGCCAAAAGATTACGTCAGTTTTTTGAAGACGTAATTCCTGAAAATATTGATGACCTCGTCAAAAACCTCAACGAATTTAGAAAGACTATAAAAGGCGATTTCGAAGAAAAAGTGGAAACCTTAAATGAGTTTACTAAAGGGTTGGTGAATAAGAAAGAGGAGTAA
- a CDS encoding ATP-binding protein translates to MGNNEQIIPLDTATFIRIRKWYLLALAAIALTVIIAQVLIQLHLKAQSGDSELINIAGRQRAFSQKLTKETLLLKDLSNPEDKKMVLSEIEKTLEIWKVSHVGLHLGAASFNLPYEDDPKVKALFKKLDPHHSEMVGALEHILVTQQQDINASVQQNDLDALLNNERQFLSIMDQIVNEYDARSNEQLQKLKRKEYWLLAFSLAILLLEIFVIFRPLSIQIKNTIGHLMGKDEESKDQLVKIQSLYDEKERSLKELQELNFVIDNAALFASIRKDGSIVFISKKFLDLLGHETTPVNKPISEILTIEEGQQSYLKEVLKINRKNVMRTEELQVVTTKGTTIWLDMSIVPMHQSTLEQDILILCSDITERKENQLKVQELTKQNFEERMQQKKVQASQIVEGQEEERKRIAKDIHDGIGQMLTALKFNIESIDIENKDKTREKIAYLKSLTSDLIKGVRTATFNLTPPELSDHGIFPAIHKMTTELSKLTGKTVLFKNKTDANIRFDSLAETNIYRVTQEAVNNAIKYAEANYILVTLNYSYPILSVVIDDDGKGFDDSILGKLPKNNSEGGMGLFFMKERIDYINGRLFINSELGQGTRVTINYKTEENKIANGTE, encoded by the coding sequence ATGGGCAATAACGAGCAAATTATACCATTGGATACGGCTACGTTTATACGTATTCGTAAATGGTATTTGTTAGCATTGGCAGCTATTGCACTTACCGTTATTATTGCCCAAGTACTTATTCAATTGCACCTAAAAGCACAATCTGGCGATTCTGAACTTATAAACATAGCCGGTAGACAACGTGCCTTTAGTCAAAAATTGACCAAAGAGACCTTACTTTTAAAAGACCTAAGTAATCCGGAAGATAAAAAGATGGTGCTCTCTGAAATAGAGAAGACTCTTGAAATTTGGAAAGTATCTCACGTAGGGCTTCATTTGGGCGCAGCCTCTTTTAACCTGCCTTACGAAGATGATCCTAAGGTAAAGGCTTTATTTAAAAAGCTTGATCCGCACCATTCGGAAATGGTTGGTGCTTTAGAGCATATACTTGTAACACAACAACAGGATATTAATGCATCTGTACAACAAAATGATCTGGATGCCTTGCTGAACAATGAGCGTCAGTTTTTAAGTATTATGGATCAAATTGTAAATGAGTATGATGCCCGCAGTAATGAACAGCTACAAAAACTAAAACGAAAAGAGTATTGGTTATTGGCATTCTCTTTGGCAATTCTTCTTCTAGAAATCTTTGTTATTTTCCGACCGTTATCCATTCAAATTAAAAATACCATTGGTCATTTAATGGGTAAAGATGAAGAATCAAAAGATCAACTAGTAAAGATTCAAAGCTTATATGATGAGAAAGAACGCTCGCTCAAAGAATTGCAAGAACTAAATTTTGTTATTGATAATGCTGCTCTTTTTGCCAGTATTCGTAAAGATGGTTCCATTGTTTTTATAAGCAAGAAGTTTTTAGATTTATTAGGTCATGAGACCACACCAGTAAACAAGCCTATTTCAGAAATTCTGACCATTGAAGAAGGTCAACAATCTTATCTCAAAGAAGTACTGAAAATTAATAGGAAAAATGTGATGCGTACAGAAGAGCTCCAGGTGGTAACCACCAAAGGAACTACAATTTGGTTAGATATGTCAATAGTACCCATGCATCAATCTACCTTAGAGCAAGATATTTTAATTCTGTGTTCAGATATCACCGAACGAAAAGAAAATCAGCTTAAAGTACAAGAGTTGACTAAGCAGAATTTCGAAGAACGCATGCAACAAAAAAAGGTGCAGGCAAGTCAAATTGTTGAAGGTCAAGAAGAAGAACGCAAGCGTATCGCCAAAGATATTCATGATGGTATTGGACAAATGTTGACCGCACTTAAATTCAATATTGAATCTATTGATATTGAAAACAAGGATAAGACGAGAGAGAAAATTGCCTATTTAAAATCACTGACATCAGACTTAATAAAAGGTGTTAGAACAGCGACTTTTAACCTTACTCCGCCAGAGTTAAGCGACCATGGTATATTCCCTGCAATTCATAAAATGACCACTGAGCTTTCTAAATTAACCGGTAAGACGGTTCTGTTTAAAAATAAGACCGATGCTAATATTAGGTTCGACTCGCTAGCTGAAACCAATATTTATCGTGTTACCCAAGAAGCGGTCAACAATGCCATAAAATATGCAGAAGCAAATTATATTTTAGTTACCTTAAATTACTCTTATCCTATTTTAAGTGTAGTTATAGATGATGATGGCAAAGGTTTTGATGATTCTATTTTAGGAAAATTACCAAAAAATAATAGTGAAGGCGGTATGGGTCTGTTTTTTATGAAAGAACGTATAGACTATATTAACGGTCGTTTATTCATAAACTCTGAACTTGGACAAGGTACACGTGTTACCATCAATTATAAAACAGAAGAAAACAAAATTGCAAATGGAACGGAATGA